Part of the Flavobacterium alkalisoli genome is shown below.
GGTTGTCCAGCTTTTTATTTTCGGGTACAAAAAACGGAGGCCTAATTATTTCCTGCCAGTTAAATTCTTCCTTATCAATATGAGGTATAAGGTCTTTAATAAACAACACCCCTTCAATCTGGTCTATATTGTCACGATACACAGGTATCCTGGAAAACCCTTTATCAAGGATTTTAGGGAATATCTCCTGAAAGGTTTCCTCAATTTCCAGAGCAAAAATATCGATACGCGGACACATAACCTGCTTAACATCGGTATTACCAAAAGATACTATCCCTTCCAGTATCTTCTGTTCTTCCTGGGTAGCATCACCATAATCGGTAAGTTCAAGTGCCTGCGAAAGCTGGTCTACAGAAAAGTTCGACTTCTTATTACCAAATCGTTTGTTTAGAGCCAGTGTAACCTCACGCATAGGCACACTTAAAGGCGACAGTAGTATATTTAGTACATATAGCGGAAAAGCTATCCTTTTGGAAAAACGGATGCTGTTTCTAGAGGCATACAGCTTAGGCAGCACCTCTCCAAACAATAATATAAAAAAGGTAACCAGTAGTATTTCGAGTCCGAATCTTAGAAACGGCGAAATAACATTAGCAAACAGATTGCCCGACAGCCTGAAAAAAAGGATGATAACGGCAAGGTTAAACATGTTATTTGTAATTACTATCGTAGCCAGTAGTTTTTTAGGCTTTTGCAATAGTGTACTAATGAGCTTACCTTTTTTAGGGTTCTCTTCGTTTATCTTATCAAGATCATTGGGAGTAAGCGAGAAAATAGCTACCTCTGTTCCCGAAATGTATGCAGAACAGATTAATAGGAGTAATATCCCTGCGAAACCTATAATAAGGTTATAATCTAACAGCGTGTAACTCGAGGGGTCAGGATCCAAAGCTATACAAATTAGTTAAACAATTAGAACGGAAGGTCATCATCCGGCGCAGGTACATTATGTGGTTCGGCATCCGGTGTTTTGGCTGGTTCGCTGGCAGCACTACCATAGTTTTGCTGCTTTGCAGGTGCTGTGGTGCTACCGCTACCGTCAATATCCTTTTTAGTAGTAAGGAAAGTAAATTCGGTAACCTGAATTTCCGTTGTATATTTAGTAGTACCGTCTTCAGCCTGCCATTGGCGCGACTTAATACGGCCTTCTATATAAATCTTATCTCCTTTGGTAAGGTATTTTTCACAAATTTCTGCAGCTTTGTTCCTCACCACAAGGTTGTGCCATTCGGTAGAAGTTATCTTTTCGTTAGTCTGCTTATTAATATACACTTCATTGGTCGCTAAAGGAAACCTTCCAATGCAGTTGCCTCCTTCAAAATAGTGCAGTTTTACATCATCTCCCAAGTGTCCTATAAGCATTACTTTATTTAACGTTCCGTTCATGGCTTTTACTGTGTTTACTCAAAAATACTAAATTTAATTGTTACTCCCAATGCTTCTCCATAAAATTATGGATCACTATAGGATACGGATAAGCCTTAACCTTATTATAAGACTGCCCATTAACCACAATATCTTTAGTAACCACCTCCCAAAAACGGATGTGCAGGTGCTGATGTGAAAGCTTATGCACAACTTCGGGCATTATAGCATGTACGCTTTTTACCTCAAATTCAAAACCGGGAAACTGTTCAATAAGTTTTACAACTTCCTTATCAGGCACCGGCGTTACAGTCTCCAAAAGCGGAAACTCATACAGATTATGCCAAATACCTTTTGCTGTTCGTTTTTGCACAATGGTATTTCCTAATGCATCTTTAACCACCATATAATTAAAGTACCTGTTGGTCACTTTTGTTTTTTTAAGTTTTACAGGCAGGCTGTCTACCCTACCGGTAGTATAAGCCACACAGTTTACATTAAAAATACAGTTTACACAATCAGGACTTTTAGGAACACATTGTAAAGCCCCAAACTCCATCATTGCCTGATTGAATTCGGCAGCATTATCTTTTGGTAATTGCGAACCTGCCAGCTCTTTGAACTCTGCCTTTGCAGCAGAAGACGATATATCGGTTTCAATACCAAAATAGCGCGACAATACTCTGTACACATTACCGTCTACCACGGGCACAGGTTCATTATAGGATATGGAAGCTATGGCAGCAGCAGTATAATCGCCTACTCCTTTTAGTTTTAATAGCTCCTTATAGCTTGAAGGAAACTTACCGTTTAAGTTATAAGCCACGTGTTTAGCGGTAGCATGGAGGTTGCGTGCACGGGAATAATAACCCAACCCCTGCCATAGCTTAAGCACCTTTTCCTCAGGGGCATCGGCAAGGTCAAACACGGTAGGGAAAGCTTCCTGAAAGCTCAAAAAGTAGGGTAACCCCTGTGCAACCCGTGTTTGCTGAAGCATAATTTCTGACAGCCATATAAAATACGGATTGTGAGTTTTTCGCCATGGCAAATCTCTTTTATTATGTAAATACCACTGAATTAAAGACTTATAAAAAACCATCATTACTTATTAGACAACAAAAGTAAAAGTTTATGTTATTAAATTTTAATGCATTAACGTTGAATAATTGTTTTTTTAATTCATATATTTGCAAACTCAAAAAAATGCACAAGAGAAATATTTAAATACTTATAAATAAGAATAAAAATGACGAAAGCAGACATCGTAGCGAAAATCTCGGAAAAACTGGGTCTAGAAAAAGGAGATGTACAGGCAACAGTTGAGTCTTTTATGGAAGAAGTAAAAAACTCTTTAGAAACGGGTGATAACGTATACCTAAGAGGTTTTGGTAGCTTTATTATTAAAACCCGTGCCGAGAAAACTGGTAGAAACATTTCTAAAAACACTACCATTAAAATTCCTGCACACAACATTCCGGCATTTAAACCTGCGAAAATATTCATTGACGGAGTAAAAACAAATACTGAAGTCAAAGTAAACTAATTATTAATCACAAAACCTTAACACTATGCCAAGTGGTAAAAAAAGAAAAAGAC
Proteins encoded:
- a CDS encoding single-stranded DNA-binding protein — encoded protein: MNGTLNKVMLIGHLGDDVKLHYFEGGNCIGRFPLATNEVYINKQTNEKITSTEWHNLVVRNKAAEICEKYLTKGDKIYIEGRIKSRQWQAEDGTTKYTTEIQVTEFTFLTTKKDIDGSGSTTAPAKQQNYGSAASEPAKTPDAEPHNVPAPDDDLPF
- the mutY gene encoding A/G-specific adenine glycosylase, with the protein product MVFYKSLIQWYLHNKRDLPWRKTHNPYFIWLSEIMLQQTRVAQGLPYFLSFQEAFPTVFDLADAPEEKVLKLWQGLGYYSRARNLHATAKHVAYNLNGKFPSSYKELLKLKGVGDYTAAAIASISYNEPVPVVDGNVYRVLSRYFGIETDISSSAAKAEFKELAGSQLPKDNAAEFNQAMMEFGALQCVPKSPDCVNCIFNVNCVAYTTGRVDSLPVKLKKTKVTNRYFNYMVVKDALGNTIVQKRTAKGIWHNLYEFPLLETVTPVPDKEVVKLIEQFPGFEFEVKSVHAIMPEVVHKLSHQHLHIRFWEVVTKDIVVNGQSYNKVKAYPYPIVIHNFMEKHWE
- the gldE gene encoding gliding motility-associated protein GldE, with product MDPDPSSYTLLDYNLIIGFAGILLLLICSAYISGTEVAIFSLTPNDLDKINEENPKKGKLISTLLQKPKKLLATIVITNNMFNLAVIILFFRLSGNLFANVISPFLRFGLEILLVTFFILLFGEVLPKLYASRNSIRFSKRIAFPLYVLNILLSPLSVPMREVTLALNKRFGNKKSNFSVDQLSQALELTDYGDATQEEQKILEGIVSFGNTDVKQVMCPRIDIFALEIEETFQEIFPKILDKGFSRIPVYRDNIDQIEGVLFIKDLIPHIDKEEFNWQEIIRPPFFVPENKKLDNLLKEFQTMKNHLAIVVDEYGGTSGLISLEDILEEIVGDISDEFDDEDIIYSKIDDKNYLFDGKISLKDFYRVTDVEEEEFEEAKGEAETLGGFILEISGNFPKKGQKITFNDNIFTVESVDKRRIKQIKVTLL
- a CDS encoding HU family DNA-binding protein — translated: MTKADIVAKISEKLGLEKGDVQATVESFMEEVKNSLETGDNVYLRGFGSFIIKTRAEKTGRNISKNTTIKIPAHNIPAFKPAKIFIDGVKTNTEVKVN